In one Arachis duranensis cultivar V14167 chromosome 9, aradu.V14167.gnm2.J7QH, whole genome shotgun sequence genomic region, the following are encoded:
- the LOC107467337 gene encoding omega-6 fatty acid desaturase, endoplasmic reticulum isozyme 1 isoform X1 gives MDSKYINKECNVIQKHYNFSSWSIVAFFSSIIFSLRSFNNTTMGAGGRVTKIEAQKKPLSRVPHSNPPFSVGQLKKAIPPHCFERSLFISFSYVVYDLLVAYLLFYIATTYFHKLPYPFSFLAWPIYWAIQGCILTGVWVIAHECGHHAFSKYQLVDDMVGLTLHSCLLVPYFSWKISHRRHHSNTGSLDRDEVFVPKPKSKVSWYNKYMNNPPGRAISLFITLTLGWPLYLAFNVSGRPYDRFASHYDPYAPIYSNRERLLIYVSDSSVFAVTYLLYHIATLKGLGWVVCVYGVPLLIVNGFLVTITYLQHTHASLPHYDSSEWDWLRGALATVDRDYGILNKAFHHITDTHVAHHLFSTMPHYHAMEATNAIKPILGDYYQFDGTPFYKALWREAKECLYVEPDDGASKKGVYWYKNKF, from the exons atggatagtaaatatataaataaggaATGTAATGTAATACAAAAACATTACAACTTCTCTTCTTGGAGTATAGTTGCATTTTTTTCATCCATAATCTTTTCCTTGAG GAGCTTTAACAACACAACAATGGGAGCTGGAGGGCGTGTCACTAAGATTGAAGCTCAAAAGAAGCCTCTTTCAAGGGTTCCACATTCAAACCCTCCATTCAGTGTTGGCCAACTCAAGAAAGCAATTCCACCACATTGCTTTGAACGTTCTCTTTTCATATCATTCTCCTATGTTGTCTATGATCTCTTAGTGGCCTACTTACTCTTCTACATTGCCACCACTTATTTCCACAAGCTTCCATACCCATTTTCCTTCCTTGCTTGGCCAATCTATTGGGCCATCCAAGGCTGCATTCTCACTGGTGTTTGGGTGATTGCTCATGAGTGTGGCCACCATGCCTTCAGCAAGTACCAACTTGTTGATGACATGGTTGGTTTGACCCTTCACTCTTGTCTATTAGTTCCTTATTTCTCATGGAAAATCAGCCACCGCCGCCACCACTCCAACACCGGTTCCCTCGACCGCGACGAAGTGTTTGTCCCAAAACCAAAATCAAAGGTATCATGGTATAACAAGTACATGAACAATCCACCAGGGAGGGCTATCTCCCTCTTCATCACACTCACACTAGGATGGCCCTTGTACTTGGCCTTCAATGTTTCTGGCAGACCCTATGATAGATTTGCAAGCCACTATGACCCTTATGCTCCCATATACTCTAACAGGGAAAGGCTTCTAATTTATGTCTCAGATTCATCTGTCTTTGCTGTAACATATCTGCTATATCACATAGCAACTCTGAAAGGTTTGGGTTGGGTGGTATGTGTTTATGGGGTGCCATTGCTCATTGTGAATGGGTTTCTAGTTACCATAACCTATTTGCAGCACACACATGCATCATTGCCTCACTATGATTCATCCGAATGGGACTGGTTAAGAGGAGCATTGGCAACAGTGGACAGAGATTATGGGATACTGAATAAAGCATTTCATCATATAACTGATACGCATGTGGCTCATCATTTGTTCTCAACAATGCCTCATTACCATGCAATGGAAGCAACCAATGCAATAAAGCCAATATTGGGTGATTACTACCAATTTGATGGCACCCCATTTTACAAAGCATTGTGGAGAGAAGCCAAAGAGTGCCTCTATGTGGAGCCAGATGATGGAGCTTCTAAGAAGGGTGTTTATTGGTACAAGAACAAGTTCTGA
- the LOC107467337 gene encoding omega-6 fatty acid desaturase, endoplasmic reticulum isozyme 1 isoform X2, with amino-acid sequence MHAFLSIEGSFNNTTMGAGGRVTKIEAQKKPLSRVPHSNPPFSVGQLKKAIPPHCFERSLFISFSYVVYDLLVAYLLFYIATTYFHKLPYPFSFLAWPIYWAIQGCILTGVWVIAHECGHHAFSKYQLVDDMVGLTLHSCLLVPYFSWKISHRRHHSNTGSLDRDEVFVPKPKSKVSWYNKYMNNPPGRAISLFITLTLGWPLYLAFNVSGRPYDRFASHYDPYAPIYSNRERLLIYVSDSSVFAVTYLLYHIATLKGLGWVVCVYGVPLLIVNGFLVTITYLQHTHASLPHYDSSEWDWLRGALATVDRDYGILNKAFHHITDTHVAHHLFSTMPHYHAMEATNAIKPILGDYYQFDGTPFYKALWREAKECLYVEPDDGASKKGVYWYKNKF; translated from the exons ATGCATGCTTTCTTGTCAATTGAAGG GAGCTTTAACAACACAACAATGGGAGCTGGAGGGCGTGTCACTAAGATTGAAGCTCAAAAGAAGCCTCTTTCAAGGGTTCCACATTCAAACCCTCCATTCAGTGTTGGCCAACTCAAGAAAGCAATTCCACCACATTGCTTTGAACGTTCTCTTTTCATATCATTCTCCTATGTTGTCTATGATCTCTTAGTGGCCTACTTACTCTTCTACATTGCCACCACTTATTTCCACAAGCTTCCATACCCATTTTCCTTCCTTGCTTGGCCAATCTATTGGGCCATCCAAGGCTGCATTCTCACTGGTGTTTGGGTGATTGCTCATGAGTGTGGCCACCATGCCTTCAGCAAGTACCAACTTGTTGATGACATGGTTGGTTTGACCCTTCACTCTTGTCTATTAGTTCCTTATTTCTCATGGAAAATCAGCCACCGCCGCCACCACTCCAACACCGGTTCCCTCGACCGCGACGAAGTGTTTGTCCCAAAACCAAAATCAAAGGTATCATGGTATAACAAGTACATGAACAATCCACCAGGGAGGGCTATCTCCCTCTTCATCACACTCACACTAGGATGGCCCTTGTACTTGGCCTTCAATGTTTCTGGCAGACCCTATGATAGATTTGCAAGCCACTATGACCCTTATGCTCCCATATACTCTAACAGGGAAAGGCTTCTAATTTATGTCTCAGATTCATCTGTCTTTGCTGTAACATATCTGCTATATCACATAGCAACTCTGAAAGGTTTGGGTTGGGTGGTATGTGTTTATGGGGTGCCATTGCTCATTGTGAATGGGTTTCTAGTTACCATAACCTATTTGCAGCACACACATGCATCATTGCCTCACTATGATTCATCCGAATGGGACTGGTTAAGAGGAGCATTGGCAACAGTGGACAGAGATTATGGGATACTGAATAAAGCATTTCATCATATAACTGATACGCATGTGGCTCATCATTTGTTCTCAACAATGCCTCATTACCATGCAATGGAAGCAACCAATGCAATAAAGCCAATATTGGGTGATTACTACCAATTTGATGGCACCCCATTTTACAAAGCATTGTGGAGAGAAGCCAAAGAGTGCCTCTATGTGGAGCCAGATGATGGAGCTTCTAAGAAGGGTGTTTATTGGTACAAGAACAAGTTCTGA
- the LOC107467337 gene encoding omega-6 fatty acid desaturase, endoplasmic reticulum isozyme 1 isoform X3, producing MGAGGRVTKIEAQKKPLSRVPHSNPPFSVGQLKKAIPPHCFERSLFISFSYVVYDLLVAYLLFYIATTYFHKLPYPFSFLAWPIYWAIQGCILTGVWVIAHECGHHAFSKYQLVDDMVGLTLHSCLLVPYFSWKISHRRHHSNTGSLDRDEVFVPKPKSKVSWYNKYMNNPPGRAISLFITLTLGWPLYLAFNVSGRPYDRFASHYDPYAPIYSNRERLLIYVSDSSVFAVTYLLYHIATLKGLGWVVCVYGVPLLIVNGFLVTITYLQHTHASLPHYDSSEWDWLRGALATVDRDYGILNKAFHHITDTHVAHHLFSTMPHYHAMEATNAIKPILGDYYQFDGTPFYKALWREAKECLYVEPDDGASKKGVYWYKNKF from the coding sequence ATGGGAGCTGGAGGGCGTGTCACTAAGATTGAAGCTCAAAAGAAGCCTCTTTCAAGGGTTCCACATTCAAACCCTCCATTCAGTGTTGGCCAACTCAAGAAAGCAATTCCACCACATTGCTTTGAACGTTCTCTTTTCATATCATTCTCCTATGTTGTCTATGATCTCTTAGTGGCCTACTTACTCTTCTACATTGCCACCACTTATTTCCACAAGCTTCCATACCCATTTTCCTTCCTTGCTTGGCCAATCTATTGGGCCATCCAAGGCTGCATTCTCACTGGTGTTTGGGTGATTGCTCATGAGTGTGGCCACCATGCCTTCAGCAAGTACCAACTTGTTGATGACATGGTTGGTTTGACCCTTCACTCTTGTCTATTAGTTCCTTATTTCTCATGGAAAATCAGCCACCGCCGCCACCACTCCAACACCGGTTCCCTCGACCGCGACGAAGTGTTTGTCCCAAAACCAAAATCAAAGGTATCATGGTATAACAAGTACATGAACAATCCACCAGGGAGGGCTATCTCCCTCTTCATCACACTCACACTAGGATGGCCCTTGTACTTGGCCTTCAATGTTTCTGGCAGACCCTATGATAGATTTGCAAGCCACTATGACCCTTATGCTCCCATATACTCTAACAGGGAAAGGCTTCTAATTTATGTCTCAGATTCATCTGTCTTTGCTGTAACATATCTGCTATATCACATAGCAACTCTGAAAGGTTTGGGTTGGGTGGTATGTGTTTATGGGGTGCCATTGCTCATTGTGAATGGGTTTCTAGTTACCATAACCTATTTGCAGCACACACATGCATCATTGCCTCACTATGATTCATCCGAATGGGACTGGTTAAGAGGAGCATTGGCAACAGTGGACAGAGATTATGGGATACTGAATAAAGCATTTCATCATATAACTGATACGCATGTGGCTCATCATTTGTTCTCAACAATGCCTCATTACCATGCAATGGAAGCAACCAATGCAATAAAGCCAATATTGGGTGATTACTACCAATTTGATGGCACCCCATTTTACAAAGCATTGTGGAGAGAAGCCAAAGAGTGCCTCTATGTGGAGCCAGATGATGGAGCTTCTAAGAAGGGTGTTTATTGGTACAAGAACAAGTTCTGA
- the LOC107467339 gene encoding LOW QUALITY PROTEIN: vesicle-associated membrane protein 727 (The sequence of the model RefSeq protein was modified relative to this genomic sequence to represent the inferred CDS: substituted 1 base at 1 genomic stop codon) gives MSQRGLIYSFVAKGTVVLAEHTQYTGNFSTIAVQCLQKLPSNSSKYTYSCDGHTFNFSXNVSLCSAVFLIVADESVGRSVPFVFLERVKDDFVKRYGASIKNDSAHPLADDDEDDDLFEDRFSIAYNLDREFGPALKEHMQYCLTHPEEISKLSKLKAQITEVKGIMMDNIEKVLDRGEKIELLVDKTENLQFQADSFQRQGRQLRRKMWLQNLQMKLMVGGGILILVIVLWVIACGGFKC, from the exons ATGAGTCAGAGAGGTTTAATATATAGCTTTGTTGCCAAAGGAACTGTTGTCTTAGCAGAACACACGCAATATACTGGAAATTTCAGCACCATTGCTGTTCAGTGCTTGCAGAAGCTGCCTTCAAATAGCAGCAAATACACATATTCATGTGATGGTCACACGTTTAACTTCAGCTGAAATGTTTCCCTCTGCTCTGCAGTTTTCCTTATTGTCGCAGATGAATCGGTTGGAAGGAGTGTTCCTTTTGTATTTCTTGAACGGGTGAAGGATGATTTCGTGAAGCGATATGGTGCGAGCATTAAGAATGACAGTGCCCATCCACTTGCTGATGACGATGAAGATGATGACTTATTCGAAGACAGATTTAGCATCGCCTATAATCTAGATCGTGAATTTGG ACCAGCGCTTAAGGAGCATATGCAGTATTGCTTGACCCACCCGGAAGAAATAAGTAAACTATCGAAATTGAAGGCTCAGATAACCGAGGTCAAGGGAATAATGATGGACAACATTGAGAAG GTTTTGGATCGTGGAGAGAAGATTGAACTTCTGGTTGACAAAACAGAAAACTTGCAATTCCAG GCCGACAGCTTTCAGAGGCAGGGGAGGCAGCTAAGAAGGAAGATGTGGCTGCAGAATCTCCAGATGAAGCTGATGGTGGGAGGAGGAATCCTTATCTTAGTCATAGTATTGTGGGTTATTGCTTGTGGTGGTTTCAAGTGTTGA
- the LOC107467336 gene encoding coatomer subunit delta: MVVLAASIVGKSGKVLVSRQFVDMSRIRIEGLLAAFPKLIGTGKQHTYVETENVRYVYQPIEALYLLLVTNKQSNILEDLETLRLLSKLVPEYSYSLDEEGICKNAFELIFAFDEVISLGHKENVTVAQVKQYCEMESHEEKLHKLVMQSKINETKDVMKRKASEIDKSKIEKNRGDKGGFGPLQSMGSGRIESGFNDLSISSSGTGFGSGSGFGMTTDIDSFSTKSKGRPTSAATAPPKGLGMKLGKSQRTNQFLESLKAEGEVIVEDVQPKVGPSRAAAAPLTDPITLTVEEKLNVTLKRDGGVSNFDVQGTLSLQILNQEDAHIQVQVQTGENQAISFKTHPNMNKDLFANENILGLKDPNRPFPTGQGSEAGVGLLKWRMQSTDESMVPLTINCWPSSSGNETYVSIEYEASSMFELRNVVVSVPLPALREAPTINQIDGEWRYDSRNSILEWSILLIDNSNRSGSMEFVVPQADSSAFFPISVRFMATDTFSDLKVANIIPLKGGNQPKYAQRTQLITENYQVV, translated from the exons ATG GTTGTACTTGCTGCATCCATTGTGGGCAAATCTGGTAAAG TTCTGGTTTCTAGGCAGTTCGTTGATATGTCTCGTATAAGGATTGAGGGCCTTCTGGCAGCTTTTCCGAAATTGATTGGCACCGGAAAACAGCACACTTACGTTGAGACCGAGAATGTGCGCTATGTTTACCAGCCAATAGAAGCACTCTATCTACTTCTTGTgacaaacaaacaaagcaacATACTGGAAGATTTAGAAACTCTGAGACTTCTCTCCAAACTT gtGCCTGAGTATTCTTATTCCCTCGATGAGGAAGGTATTTGCAAAAATGCATTTGAGCTGATTTTTGCCTTtgatgaagtcatctctcttggCCACAAGGAGAATGTCACTGTTGCACAAGTTAAGCAATACTGTGAGATGGAGAGTCACGAAGAGAAACTACACAAGCTGGTTATGCAGAGCAAGATTAATGAAACAAAGGATGTTATGAAGCGTAAAGCTAGTGAGATTGATAAGAGCAAG ATTGAAAAGAACAGAGGTGATAAAGGTGGATTTGGCCCATTACAGTCTATGGGCTCGGGAAGAATTGAAAGTGGCTTTAATGATTTGAGCATATCTAGCAGTGGAACTGGTTTTGGAAGTGGCTCAGGTTTTGGAATGACTACTGACATTGATTCCTTTTCTACAAAGTCTAAAG GCCGTCCAACTTCGGCTGCCACTGCTCCTCCCAAGGGTCTTGGAATGAAGCTTGGTAAATCACAAAGGACAAATCAATTTTTAGAATCATTGAAAGCAGAAGGTGAGGTCATTGTTGAAGATGTTCAGCCAAAAGTTGGTCCGTCTCGGGCAGCTGCCGCACCACTTACTGATCCCATCACACTAACTGTTGAGGAGAAACTAAATGTGACTCTAAAACGAGATGGTGGAGTAAGTAATTTTGATGTTCAAGGAACATTATCGCTTCAAATTCTTAACCAAGAGGATGCACATATTCAAGTTCAG GTCCAAACTGGTGAAAATCAAGCCATCTCCTTCAAGACACATCCTAACATGAACAAAGATTTATTTGCCAATGAAAATATCCTAGGGTTAAAAGATCCCAATAGGCCTTTCCCCACTGGTCAAGGCAGTGAAGCTGGTGTTGGCCTCCTAAAGTGGAGAATGCAAAGCACTGATGAATCAATGGTGCCTCTGACAA TAAACTGCTGGCCCTCATCTTCTGGAAATGAAACTTACGTCAGCATTGAATACGAAGCTTCATCAATGTTTGAGCTGCGGAACGTAGTGGTCTCGGTACCTCTACCTGCACTTAGAGAAGCACCAACTATTAACCAGATTGATGGTGAATGGAG GTATGACTCTAGGAATTCTATTTTGGAGTGGTCTATCCTTCTGATTGATAATTCAAACCGCAG TGGGTCAATGGAGTTTGTTGTTCCCCAAGCAGACTCATCAGCATTCTTTCCCATTTCAGTCCGTTTTATGGCAACCGACACATTTAGTGACCTGAAG GTTGCTAACATCATACCACTTAAGGGGGGCAATCAACCCAAATATGCTCAGAGAACGCAGTTGATCACAGAAAACTACCAAGTTGTGTGA